In one Juglans regia cultivar Chandler chromosome 11, Walnut 2.0, whole genome shotgun sequence genomic region, the following are encoded:
- the LOC108986863 gene encoding 60S ribosomal protein L22-2-like, protein MSRGAAAVGPKGKKKGATFVIDCAKPVEDKIMDIASLEKFLQERIKVGGKAGALGESITVVREKSKISVTSDSNFSKRYLKYLTKKYLKKHNVRDWLRVIASNKDRNVYELRYFNIAENEGEEED, encoded by the exons ATGAGCCGCGGGGCAGCAGCGGTGGGAccgaaggggaagaagaagggagCCACGTTCGTGATTGACTGCGCGAAGCCGGTTGAGGATAAGATCATGGACATCGCCTCACTTGAGAAGTTCCTCCAGGAGAGGATCAAGGTCGGAGGCAAGGCCGGCGCTCTCGGTGAATCCATCACCGTCGTCCGCGAAAAGAGCAAAATCTCCGTCACCTCTGACAGCAACTTCTCTAAAAG GTATCTCAAGTACTTGACTAAGAAGTACTTGAAGAAGCACAATGTGAGGGACTGGCTTCGGGTGATTGCTTCCAACAAGGACAGGAATGTTTATGAATTGAGATACTTCAACATTGCTGAGAATGAGGGCGAGGAGGAAGACTGA
- the LOC108986864 gene encoding blue-light photoreceptor PHR2-like, protein MDPNTQILENPEAKSLEEQNPLAIVPSKEQITSPPFATASLSLSLNTILPTPFSLQPKIYSLFSHQPSRVKVPTQASSLAHLSLTATSPSPSKLSFKSTVSANPLQNPLSLGPRRPSDPSNGAGIRRAAIVWFRNDLRVHDNECLNTASNEAMSVLPVYCFDPRDYGKSSSGFDKTGSNRASFLIESVSDLRRNLQAKGSDLVVRIGKPETVLVELAKAVGADAVYAHREVSHDEVKAEGRIEAAMKEESVEVKYFWGSTLYHLDDLPFKLEEMPANYSGFREKVQGLEVRKTIEALDQVKGLPARGDVEPGDIPSLVDLGLNPSATMAQDGKLAANASMVGGETGALQRIKRIAAECQAQPHKETKDGNDIYGANFSCKISPWLAMGCLSPRSMFDELRKTATRTISASTNRNDGGSPDTGNNWLMLELMWRDFFRFVTKKYSSKRLEAAPATASTGALA, encoded by the exons ATGGATCCCAACACCCAAATCCTTGAAAACCCAGAAGCGAAATCATTAGAAGAACAGAACCCACTTGCCATTGTGCCATCAAAGGAACAAATCACCTCGCCCCCATTTGCCACtgcttcactctctctttctctcaataCAATTCTCCCCACACCGTTCTCTCTCCAACCCAAGATTTACTCATTATTTTCTCACCAGCCAAGCAGGGTCAAGGTCCCCACCCAAGCTTCCTCTCTTGCCCACCTCTCTCTCACCGCCACTTCCCCCTCTCCCTCCAAACTCTCATTTAAGTCCACAGTCTCGGCCAATCCTCTCCAAAACCCACTTTCTCTCGGTCCTCGCCGCCCCTCTGACCCTTCCAATGGGGCTGGAATTCGTCGAGCTGCCATCGTTTGGTTCCGCAACGATCTTCGCGTCCACGACAACGAGTGCCTCAACACCGCGAGCAACGAAGCCATGTCGGTCTTGCCTGTCTACTGCTTCGACCCTAGAGATTACGGAAAATCCTCTTCTGGGTTCGATAAGACCGGGTCGAACCGCGCCTCATTCTTGATTGAATCAGTCTCTGATCTCAGGAGGAATCTCCAGGCAAAAGGGTCGGATCTGGTGGTGAGGATTGGGAAGCCCGAGACGGTTTTGGTCGAGTTGGCCAAGGCGGTAGGTGCTGACGCGGTGTATGCGCACAGAGAGGTCTCGCACGACGAGGTTAAGGCTGAGGGGAGGATTGAGGCTGCGATGAAGGAAGAAAGTGTGGAGGTTAAGTACTTCTGGGGGAGTACTTTGTACCATCTTGACGACTTGCCGTTTAAGTTGGAGGAGATGCCAGCGAATTACAGTGGGTTTAGAGAGAAGGTGCAGGGATTGGAAGTCAGGAAAACAATTGAGGCATTGGATCAAGTGAAGGGGTTGCCGGCTCGGGGTGATGTGGAGCCTGGGGATATTCCCTCATTGGTGGATTTGGGGCTTAACCCATCGGCGACAATGGCTCAG GATGGAAAACTGGCAGCCAATGCTTCCATGGTGGGAGGTGAGACTGGAGCACTTCAGAGGATTAAAAGAATTGCTGCTGAGTGTCAAGCACAGCCACACAAGGAGACCAAGGATGGCAACGACATATATGGTGCAAACTTCTCCTGCAAAATTTCTCCATGGCTGGCCATGGGATGCCTCTCTCCCCGCTCTATGTTTGATGAGCTAAGGAAAACGGCTACCAG AACTATTTCTGCTTCCACAAATCGGAATGATGGTGGCTCACCTGATACTGGAAATAACTGGTTGATGTTGGAGTTGATGTGGAGGGATTTCTTCAG ATTCGTTACCAAGAAATACAGTTCAAAACGACTTGAAGCTGCTCCAGCCACAGCTTCTACGGGTGCCCTTGCTTAA
- the LOC108986865 gene encoding putative S-adenosyl-L-methionine-dependent methyltransferase MAV_4873, which yields MESLVGFARAPAVAILHPPLTWASKKKVNGLRAKLGDDDDPLFLTAINSASLRFQETKRPEPLFVDPYAGCLVSPNVKMDMRQCSHHYCLATKFIDDKLLRTVNHIDGVKQVVLLTDGMDTRPYRLSWPTSTVIYDLSPERVFRSAAEKLAGVGAKIPRNCIFLHVPMESSSIQQSLRAKGFNGNQPSIWVIQGLPVMTLASFEEVLFSVSNMATNRSFFLGELPAWSAETEIGIKSSTRQWMEKLFMSNGFRVDMIGYEDIARNLGKQLAPGDYKNILFVAEQLQFSDDQMETWRREFQRVEEQGDEEGFEEL from the exons ATGGAAAGTTTAGTGGGTTTCGCGCGTGCGCCGGCAGTGGCTATCTTGCACCCGCCATTAACATGGGCCTCCAAGAAAAAAGTCAACGGGTTGAGGGCAAAACTCGGAGATGACGATGACCCATTATTTTTAACCGCCATTAATTCAGCTTCTCTTCGTTTCCAGGAGACCAAGAGACCAG AGCCTCTATTTGTAGATCCATATGCTGGTTGCCTTGTTTCTCCAAATGTTAAGATGGATATGAGACAATGCTCGCACCACTATTGCCTCGCAACTAAGTTCATCGATGATAAGTTGCTTCGTACAGTGAACCATATTGATGGAGTCAAGCAG GTTGTTCTGTTAACGGATGGCATGGACACTCGGCCATATAGGCTTAGTTGGCCGACTTCAACCGTTATATATGATTTATCACCAGAAAGGGTATTCAGAAGTGCAGCTGAGAAGCTTGCCG GTGTCGGGGCAAAAATTCCCAGAAACTGCATATTCCTTCACGTTCCAATGGAGTCCTCTAGCATACAGCAGAGTCTCCGTGCAAAGGGTTTCAATGGGAATCAACCAAGTATATGGGTCATCCAG GGGCTGCCTGTGATGACTTTGGCAAGTTTTGAAGAGGTTTTATTTAGTGTGAGTAATATGGCCACGAACAGAAGTTTTTTCTTGGGAGAGTTGCCAGCCTGGTCGGCAGAAACTGAAATTGGAATCAAG TCAAGTACAAGGCAATGGATGGAAAAATTATTCATGAGCAATGGCTTCCGTGTGGATATGATTGGCTACGAGGACATTGCACGGAACTTAGGCAAGCAATTAGCTCCAGGAGATTACAAGAATATACTGTTTGTTGCAGAACAATTGCAGTTTTCTGATGATCAG ATGGAAACTTGGAGGAGGGAATTTCAAAGAGTAGAGGAGCAAGGGGACGAAGAAGGGTTTGAAGAGCTCTAA